The window AGGAAAAGCAGGAGATAGATGTTATGCCTACATCAGGAAAGTTAGAACTCACCATTAAAATCAACGAAATGCCAACCGATATTCGTACTGTCGAGAACGGATGGAAGGAATTTGATCTCGACTGCGACGGTCAACTCGTTAGGGTGAAAATCAAACCGAAGGTCTTTAAAAAACTTGAGCAGGCACAAGAAAACTATCCCATGTGGGTGGCGGCAATTGCAGGCCGGATGGGTGAACCACTGCAAGGGGGATTTGTGTTGGATCAGCCCAATATCCAAGTTTTTGAGCGCAAGCCTAAAGAACCCAAACCCGAAACAGCCTCAGTTTAAGTACACATAACCCTCGTGGGGTACGGAATCATACGGTGTTGATGAACAAGGTTAGCTTAACGCCGGAAGCCCCACGCCGTCAGCAAGGCGGCCCTGGGATGGTTATTGCGGGTTGGCTCCATACTTACGCCAACCCCTAAAGACTTAGGGAATACCGACAATTTCCCTAAATATAATAGGATAAGTTCATGCTGACATTAACTTACCGCTATCGTATTTACCCAAACGCCGAACAACAAGTCCAGATGCTCGAATGGCTGGAAACTTGTCGGCGCGTCTATAACTATGCGGTAAGGGAACGCAAAGATTGGATAAAGTCCAGGAAATGCGATGTTAATGTCTGCTCTGTCCAGTCCGAGTACATCATCGCCGCAGATGCGCCATATCCTGACTACTACAAACAGAAAAAGGCGTTAACTGAGGCGAAGAAGTCCAGTCCACAGATGAAAGCCGTATACTCTCAAACACTTCAAGATGTCATTGGCACACTTGACTCTGCTTTTGCATTCATGAAACACAGAGGATACGGTTTTCCGCGTTTTAAGAAGTTTGGGCAGTTCAAATCATTCTTGTTCCCTCAAATGAGCAACGACGCCATTCAAGGGAACCAGATTAAACTGCCCAAGATTGGACTAGTCACTATCAATCTGCATCGACCGATACCAGATGGCTTCAAACTGAAAACAACTCGAATCGTCCGTAAGGCATCTGGCTGGTATGCCATGTTAACATTGCAGCTTGACGTGCAGATTCCTGATGTTGTGCCCCACGGGCAAGCAATTGGGATAGATGTAGGACTGGAGTACTTCCTATCTACTTCGGATGGCGAACAAGTTTCACGTCCCCGCTTTTTCAACAGACTGCACAGGAAGCTGGAATTGCTCCAACGCAGGCTAAAGAATCAGAAGAAAGGGTCGAAGAATCGTCGCAAACTCAATCAGAAGATAGGTAGAGTTCACGAACAAATTGCCAATTGTAGACGTGACTTTCACCTAAAACTAGCTCATAAGTTGTGTGACCGAGCTGGCATGATATTTGTGGAAGATTTGGACTTCCGCATCATGGCTAAAGGTATGCTGGGAAAACACGGCTTGGATGCTGCCCTAGGGCAATTTGTGAATCAAGTTTTACCTTGGGTCTGTTGGAAACGGGATGTTTATTACGGCAAAGTTGATGCCAATGGTACATCTCAAGAATGCCCTGATTGTGGAGCATCTGTTAAAAAAGACCTGAGTGTAAGGATTCATCATTGTCCTGAGTGTGGCTCAACTAAATCTAGAGATATTGCCAGTTCTCAAGTGATAGTTAAACGTGGTCTTACTGCCGTTGGACAAACGGTAGAGGAAATTGCCTGTGGAGGGGACGGGACGGGGGCAACAATGCCTATTTACCACCCGTTGAAGCAGGAACTTCTTGGAGCGATTCAAGGAAGCCCGCGCTGGAATGCCTAGCCGTCAGCGTCGGGAGTGTCACGATTTCCGAACCCCATACTCAAGGGATGCTAGATTCCGCTTGCATTTCAGGCGGGGGAGAATGTCACAAATCACGCCTGATTTTCCGATTTCGCTTTAACGAAAGCGCTGTTGCTTCCAGTCTCTCAGCGATATGATCATCATTCTCTTGTTCAGCCGCAATATTCGCCATCGCGGTCAGAATGTCTAGCCAGCCAATGTCCTGCCGTTCTAATTTGGCAATGACTGTTCTTAATTTTTCTGTTATATTGTTACAGTCAGGATAAATTGGCGTTGTGATAAAACTCTGATGAGTTGTTTCCAGGATTGGAGTTTGGTAAGTTTCTAGAGTTTGGGTCATTGCTTTTTCACTATGCGACGCTACCCAGTAGGATCTTTCGCTGCTCAGGAAAAAAGAACATCTCTCTGACGATTGAGTTCCATTTCAAGAATGCTTCTACTTTCTGCGCCAAGCAGCAGTAATCCGTAAAGATAGTATTTTGGTCTGACTGGGTAATTAAGAAAAAGTAGCGCTGGATGCGATCGCCCTGTGATGAAGCGCCATCAGATTAGGTATTAAGGAAGCCATTACTATATACGTAGAGATGCATCGGTGACTACTTATAGGAAGTTGCGCTCCAAACTCTCAACTTAAAAAAATCCCAGGTGCAACACCTGGGATGAGTGAATTTTTATTTCTTCTCCTCTAAGCGTCGCTGTAGCTGCTTTATGGTTTGATAAAGTTCCGGCAGACGGCTATAGACAGCGGCAACTTTGAGAAAGTGTTTGTGAGGTAGGGCGGGAATGCCACTGACGATCGCTCCAGGTTCGACATCATTATGGATACCGGCTTTGGCACTGGCGATCGCACCATCTCCAATTTTCGCTTGATTGGCAATTCCGGATTGACCGGCGAGAATCACGCGATTGCCCACTTTAACGCCACCCGCCATCCCGGATTGCCCTGCTAATGCACAGTTTGCGCCAATTTGGCAACCATGACCAATTTGTACCAAGTTGTCAATCTTCGTATTCCGACCGACTCGCGTTTCGCCAACGGCGGGGCGGTCTATGCTGGTATTGCAACCCACTTCTACCCCATCTTCCAGTACAGTACAGCCAGACTGGGGCATTTTGAACCAGCCTTCAGCGACAGGTACAAAACCAAACCCTTCCGCACCAATTACTGCACCGCTATGGATGACACAATCGGTACCCAGGCGAGTTCGTTCGTGGATGGTACAGTTCGCGTGTAAGATTGTGCGATCGCCAATTTGCGCCTCTGGATAAATTACGACATTGGGATGAATACACACCCCATTACCAATTTTTACTCCCGGTTGAATCACAACATGAGCACCGATGTAAACATCTTTGCCAATCTCCGCTGAAGGATGAATCACAGCCGTAGGATGAATGTCCGGTGCGGGGTGGAAGGGTTGGTAAAAAAGTGCGATCGCTTGGGCGAATAACAATCTTGGTTCAGAAGCGGCAATCCAAGCAATCCCTCTTTCCGTTGCTTGTGCCTGTAACGCTTCATTCAACGGCAAAACCAAGGCACTCGCCGCCGTTTTCCCCACCCAAGCGGCAAATTTTGCTCCCTCGATGTAACTCATCGTACCAGGGGAGGTGTCTTCAATCGGTACAATACTGGCAATTTCTGGATTAAGGTTGGGATGGGTTGTTAGGCTATTGCACTGAGCCGCACCGCTTAGTTTTTCAACAATTTCGCTAAACTTCATTAGGTTTTCTCTATAGAACTTGGGTTTATCTCATATCTTGCATCTGACTTGTGGGATTTTAGTTACCCCCGAACTACGTCCTGCTTTGCTATAAGTTTTCTCATGCTTTGGGAGAAGCCCATCTTCATTTCTTGTTCCCCCCTTCATAAGGGGGGTTAGGGGGGTGTGCAAGATGTAAGTTTACTCGACAGTTGTACCGGGAAAAGCGTTCCACTTACAAGCCATTGCCAATTAAAATAAACGGTGCCCAATAATAAGGATGACTCAGATTCGAGGCGACCCTTGGCGATAAACTACTCTGAATTCGTTGCTGTACTCCCAGTCCTCGCTGTTGACCTAATGCCCTATAATCGCCCGTAATCAGGGCAATTTGTGCTTGGCGCAAGGCTTCAGCTTTTGTGGGTTGGCTATCTTGCCCAACTTCCTTCGATTCCAACGCGGCATAGAAGGCATCCATCAAAGCTTGGGTACCGCCATCATCTACTGTCCATAAGGATGCGATCGCCGCTCTTGCCCCTGCCCTCTGCATCTGGTAGCCTAAGCCGAGAATCTCTTCCCCGTTCCCCAGTTTTCCACCTAATCCAGTTTCACAGGCAGAAAGCACGACTAAATCAACGTTTTTGAGGCTCCACTTTTGGATGTCTCGCAGGGTGATGCGTTCTCCATTACCAAACAGAATAAAGGAATCGTCCGGTGTCCCCACGACAAAGGCGGCATGAGTAGCGAGATGCACGACAGTGTAGTCGTCCATTTTGGGAACGGTGACTTCGGGGGTGAAGGCTTTATCGATGAGTTTGGTTGTAGTAGGAACGGTGTTGGCTAAATTCTCCACCTCAGTTCCCGCAAAAGGCAACCCGGCAAAGTCAAAAGATTGTTCACCAACCTTGAAGCTGTAGCGTCCGGTGGCAAAGGCACCTGCTAAGACTTGCATTTTGCGTTGGGGTTTGGTGTTGAGATCGGTGAGGGAAGCGGCGGTAATATTATTGATGCGGTAGCGTTGCACTAACCATTGTTGCCCGTCGTACAACGCGGCTAAGGGGATGTAACGCAGTTGAGCGTCGGGTGCGTAGATAATCGTTTGGGCGTCTGCGGCTTTGAGTTCTGCTTCTAGGGGTTTAATCAGCCAGTTGTAGAGTTGTTGTGCGGGGGGCTTGGCATCGGATGTGCGATCGAGTAATGCGCTGCGAAAGGCGGCAATTGTCTGGTTGAGTTGTTTCTTGGGAACTTGGACAGTGCGCCGAATGGGGGGAGAATCGGGGGTGGTGAGGATGAGTTCGATGCGATCGTCCAGAATTAAGGGGTAGAGGAGGACGGCATTTTGTTGCAGATTCTTGAGGTTATCTTGTAAGGCGTTGAAGTTTCCCATTTGCAGCAGCAAATCCTGAGAAAGGGTTTCGGGACTTTTTTGTGTCACCAATGCTATTACTTCTGGACTTCTGGTGAAGTTGTTAAATTCTTCTCTAATCGTTTCTTGGGCTTTCAGCAGTTGGGCGATACGCTGTTCTTGAGTAGGGGTAAGAGTGCCATTTTGTTTTTTAAGCTGTCGCAGTTGGGTGAGTTCTTTGCCAATTTCAACAGCTTTGTTGAGAATTGCCTGATAACTCTCCCATGTCTGTTGTTCGGGTAGGAGATTCGGCAATCCTTGAGCAGTATTGTTATTGCCGCGCACGTTGTTTAGGTAATCGTCGAGTTCTTGGACTTTGAGCAAGTCGAGGACTCGTTGTGCTTCGAGGATTCGGTCTTGTTTGAGGAGGAGATCGGCTAGACTGCGGTAGGTGTCAGCAACAGTTTCGGTGAATGATTGCTGTTGCTCTTTTGGCAGTACTCGTAAATCTTTGCGAATCTCCTCTATGACATTGACAGATTGCTTGTAGAAGACGACCGCTAATTCTGGCTGGTTCTGTTTCTCAAATAAGGAACCGAGATTGCTAAGCGTGATTTGTTCAATAGCACGATTACCAACTTCTCTCTCGATTGCTAGCGCCTGCTGATAAAACTCTAACGCTTGGGGATACCGACCTAGACTTGCATATACTGTTCCCAGGCTATCAAGAGTATTGCCCTCGCCAGCTCGGTCGCCCAAGTCCCTAAAAATTCTCAATGCTTGCTGGAGGGGTTTTAATCCTTGAGATGGTTTACCCAGTTGGTCGTAAATTAATCCGATATTATTGAGGGTTGTGCCAATGCCTGTAAGGTCTCCCGCCACTCGGCGAACTGCTAAAGCTTGCTGATATAACTCCAGTGCTTGAGAAGCCTGACCTTGCTTATAATAAACTAACCCAATATTGTTAAGGGTTGCCCCTTCACCTAGCTTATCGCCAGTTTGTCTACGGATAGCTAGGGCGCGTTGGTAAAACTCTAATGCTTGAGAATATTGTCCCAGTTCATTATAAGTAACACCTAGGTTATGAAGGGTTGCTCCTACGCTTCTCCGTAGCCACTCAAATACATCTCCTATATCTTCAGTAAGATTGAATA of the Allocoleopsis franciscana PCC 7113 genome contains:
- the lpxD gene encoding UDP-3-O-(3-hydroxymyristoyl)glucosamine N-acyltransferase, which translates into the protein MKFSEIVEKLSGAAQCNSLTTHPNLNPEIASIVPIEDTSPGTMSYIEGAKFAAWVGKTAASALVLPLNEALQAQATERGIAWIAASEPRLLFAQAIALFYQPFHPAPDIHPTAVIHPSAEIGKDVYIGAHVVIQPGVKIGNGVCIHPNVVIYPEAQIGDRTILHANCTIHERTRLGTDCVIHSGAVIGAEGFGFVPVAEGWFKMPQSGCTVLEDGVEVGCNTSIDRPAVGETRVGRNTKIDNLVQIGHGCQIGANCALAGQSGMAGGVKVGNRVILAGQSGIANQAKIGDGAIASAKAGIHNDVEPGAIVSGIPALPHKHFLKVAAVYSRLPELYQTIKQLQRRLEEKK
- a CDS encoding CHAT domain-containing protein — its product is MDYRLKSLSLATASLLLSLTSPLLPRSSHLSLTAQAQTIQDRKDEAGWLKREGDKQVDDSQFQAALEEYQQALANYRKAGKQDYVAITLNNIGTVYWNLGHYSQSLEYYQKAFEAASEDKFIQVITLNNIGIVYKSQGQYPQALELYNKALALNEKNIEEINSNSSNSFLVYCMKILEGIIHNNIGEVCRNLGQYSQAIERYQKALEALQTPYTDSGFQFASPSDATEALMISESTNTLFNVFNLTEDIGDVFEWLRRSVGATLHNLGVTYNELGQYSQALEFYQRALAIRRQTGDKLGEGATLNNIGLVYYKQGQASQALELYQQALAVRRVAGDLTGIGTTLNNIGLIYDQLGKPSQGLKPLQQALRIFRDLGDRAGEGNTLDSLGTVYASLGRYPQALEFYQQALAIEREVGNRAIEQITLSNLGSLFEKQNQPELAVVFYKQSVNVIEEIRKDLRVLPKEQQQSFTETVADTYRSLADLLLKQDRILEAQRVLDLLKVQELDDYLNNVRGNNNTAQGLPNLLPEQQTWESYQAILNKAVEIGKELTQLRQLKKQNGTLTPTQEQRIAQLLKAQETIREEFNNFTRSPEVIALVTQKSPETLSQDLLLQMGNFNALQDNLKNLQQNAVLLYPLILDDRIELILTTPDSPPIRRTVQVPKKQLNQTIAAFRSALLDRTSDAKPPAQQLYNWLIKPLEAELKAADAQTIIYAPDAQLRYIPLAALYDGQQWLVQRYRINNITAASLTDLNTKPQRKMQVLAGAFATGRYSFKVGEQSFDFAGLPFAGTEVENLANTVPTTTKLIDKAFTPEVTVPKMDDYTVVHLATHAAFVVGTPDDSFILFGNGERITLRDIQKWSLKNVDLVVLSACETGLGGKLGNGEEILGLGYQMQRAGARAAIASLWTVDDGGTQALMDAFYAALESKEVGQDSQPTKAEALRQAQIALITGDYRALGQQRGLGVQQRIQSSLSPRVASNLSHPYYWAPFILIGNGL
- a CDS encoding RNA-guided endonuclease InsQ/TnpB family protein, translating into MLTLTYRYRIYPNAEQQVQMLEWLETCRRVYNYAVRERKDWIKSRKCDVNVCSVQSEYIIAADAPYPDYYKQKKALTEAKKSSPQMKAVYSQTLQDVIGTLDSAFAFMKHRGYGFPRFKKFGQFKSFLFPQMSNDAIQGNQIKLPKIGLVTINLHRPIPDGFKLKTTRIVRKASGWYAMLTLQLDVQIPDVVPHGQAIGIDVGLEYFLSTSDGEQVSRPRFFNRLHRKLELLQRRLKNQKKGSKNRRKLNQKIGRVHEQIANCRRDFHLKLAHKLCDRAGMIFVEDLDFRIMAKGMLGKHGLDAALGQFVNQVLPWVCWKRDVYYGKVDANGTSQECPDCGASVKKDLSVRIHHCPECGSTKSRDIASSQVIVKRGLTAVGQTVEEIACGGDGTGATMPIYHPLKQELLGAIQGSPRWNA